In Actinomyces weissii, a genomic segment contains:
- a CDS encoding TrmH family RNA methyltransferase — protein MIIKLESLQGLGEPATAALLEDYTSLTDVALRRRLETERGLYMAESSKVIARAVQAGHAPRSFLMAERYLEESGPLIAAATGTGGRADGGQVPVLVAPEPLLRQITGFHLHRGALAAMHRPALPSVSQVLAGARGGAGARRVAVLEDLVDHTNVGAAFRSAAALGMDAVLVTPQCADPLYRRSVRVSMGTVFQVPWTRIERWPALDELHAAGFTVAALALSDDSVSLDEFTASPACTEAGSRVAVVLGTEGDGLAQRTISAADAVVRIPMSGGVDSLNVAAAAAVAFWALRVPD, from the coding sequence TTGATCATCAAGCTGGAGAGCCTGCAGGGGCTGGGCGAGCCCGCTACCGCCGCCCTGCTGGAGGACTACACGAGCCTGACGGACGTGGCGCTGCGCCGTCGCCTGGAGACGGAGCGGGGCCTGTACATGGCCGAGTCCTCCAAGGTGATCGCCCGGGCGGTGCAGGCCGGGCACGCCCCGCGCTCCTTCCTGATGGCGGAGCGCTACCTGGAGGAGTCGGGGCCGCTTATCGCCGCCGCCACCGGCACCGGCGGGCGGGCCGACGGCGGGCAGGTGCCGGTGCTGGTGGCCCCTGAGCCGCTGCTGCGCCAGATCACGGGCTTCCACCTGCACCGGGGCGCCCTGGCGGCCATGCACCGCCCCGCGCTGCCCTCCGTGAGCCAGGTGCTGGCTGGTGCCCGGGGTGGGGCAGGTGCCCGGCGGGTGGCGGTGCTGGAGGACCTGGTGGACCACACGAACGTGGGGGCGGCCTTCCGGTCGGCCGCCGCCTTGGGGATGGACGCCGTGCTGGTGACCCCGCAGTGCGCGGACCCGCTGTACCGGCGCAGCGTGCGGGTGTCCATGGGCACGGTCTTCCAGGTGCCGTGGACGCGTATCGAGCGTTGGCCCGCGCTGGACGAGCTGCACGCGGCGGGCTTCACGGTGGCGGCGCTGGCGCTCAGCGACGACTCGGTGAGCCTGGACGAGTTCACGGCCTCCCCGGCCTGTACGGAGGCAGGCTCCCGGGTGGCGGTGGTGCTGGGCACGGAGGGGGACGGCCTGGCCCAGCGCACCATTAGCGCCGCCGACGCCGTCGTGCGCATCCCGATGTCCGGGGGCGTGGACTCCCTGAACGTGGCGGCCGCGGCGGCGGTGGCCTTCTGGGCGCTGCGCGTGCCTGACTGA
- a CDS encoding glucose PTS transporter subunit IIA: protein MATTTSTPEAILDAVGGASNIIHLTHCATRLRFELKDASVVDKATVEKIPGVMGAVPQSGDRYQIVIGGAVQGVYTQIMELPSMRSAGSMSDADVKAAARAKARGKNAIVDAFFEYLSDSFRPLLPVLLGASLIIAAEAMLDALGIIDFRDDVSKGASWVFVDSMWRSVFYFLPVMVAYNASKKLKIDPWVGTAIMAALLTPNFMSLGEKAYTETAEGSGLFTTALKFGEQVTCTTNATLGTESCVAQVFGLSMQLHDYGGQVFVPLLMVAVLAPIYKGFQKIIPTNLQMVFVPFLSFLVMMPVTAFVLGPIAVWAGTGIGAGLAWLNGHAPIVFAIVIPLLYPFLVPLGLHWPLNALMLLNIQTLGYDFIQGPMGTWNFACFGATAGVLFLSIRDKDKEMRQTATGALAAGLLGGISEPSLYGIHLRYKRIYPRMLVGCAVGGLTVGILGGVKASTFVFTSLLTIPVFSPIGVYGIAIAAAFATSMILIVVSDYRTKEERAEALAAAGGGQVEADPAETAADMALMAAPAAATATAASSVTDAKPALVPGTVTQVAAPVQGAALELAQVEDPVFSTGVVGDGAAVEPAGDIVVTAPADGTVVAAMGSGHAFGLALDSGVELLIHVGLDTVNLEGKGFDKKVQQGERVTAGQELVRVDRAVVEEAGYKLTTPVIVTNTAAFSKVELVASGEVSPGAPLIRVTA from the coding sequence ATGGCAACAACCACAAGCACACCGGAGGCGATCCTCGACGCAGTCGGTGGCGCCTCCAACATCATCCACCTGACGCACTGCGCCACCCGTCTACGGTTCGAGCTCAAGGACGCGTCCGTGGTGGACAAGGCCACGGTGGAGAAGATCCCCGGGGTCATGGGGGCCGTACCCCAGTCCGGCGACCGCTACCAGATCGTGATCGGCGGTGCCGTGCAGGGCGTCTACACCCAGATCATGGAGCTGCCGTCCATGAGGTCGGCAGGCAGCATGTCCGACGCCGACGTCAAGGCCGCCGCCCGCGCCAAGGCCCGCGGCAAGAACGCCATCGTGGACGCCTTCTTCGAGTACCTGTCCGACTCCTTCCGGCCCCTGCTGCCGGTCCTGCTGGGTGCCTCCCTGATCATCGCGGCCGAGGCGATGCTCGACGCCCTGGGGATCATCGACTTCCGCGACGACGTCAGCAAGGGCGCCAGCTGGGTCTTCGTGGACTCCATGTGGCGCTCGGTCTTCTACTTCCTGCCCGTGATGGTGGCCTACAACGCCTCCAAGAAGCTCAAGATCGACCCCTGGGTGGGCACCGCCATCATGGCGGCCCTCCTGACCCCCAACTTCATGAGCCTGGGCGAGAAGGCCTACACCGAGACCGCCGAGGGCTCAGGACTGTTCACCACCGCCCTGAAGTTCGGCGAGCAGGTGACCTGTACCACCAACGCCACCCTGGGCACCGAGTCCTGCGTCGCCCAGGTCTTCGGCCTGTCCATGCAGCTCCATGACTACGGCGGCCAGGTCTTCGTGCCGCTGCTGATGGTGGCGGTCCTGGCTCCTATCTACAAGGGCTTCCAGAAGATCATCCCCACGAACCTGCAGATGGTCTTCGTGCCCTTCCTGTCCTTCCTGGTGATGATGCCGGTGACGGCCTTCGTGCTCGGCCCGATCGCCGTGTGGGCGGGTACCGGTATCGGTGCCGGACTGGCCTGGCTCAACGGCCACGCCCCCATCGTCTTCGCGATCGTCATCCCGCTGCTGTACCCCTTCCTGGTACCCCTGGGCCTGCACTGGCCGCTGAACGCGCTCATGCTGCTCAACATCCAGACCCTGGGCTACGACTTCATCCAGGGCCCCATGGGCACCTGGAACTTTGCCTGCTTCGGGGCCACCGCCGGCGTGCTGTTCCTGTCCATCCGTGACAAGGACAAGGAGATGCGGCAGACCGCTACCGGTGCGCTGGCCGCCGGTCTGCTCGGTGGTATCTCCGAGCCGAGCCTCTACGGTATCCACCTGCGCTACAAGCGCATCTACCCCCGCATGCTGGTGGGCTGCGCCGTCGGCGGTCTGACCGTCGGCATCCTGGGTGGTGTAAAGGCCTCCACCTTCGTGTTCACCTCCCTGCTGACCATCCCGGTCTTCTCCCCGATCGGCGTCTACGGCATCGCGATCGCCGCGGCCTTCGCCACCTCCATGATCCTGATCGTCGTCTCGGACTACCGCACCAAGGAGGAGCGGGCAGAGGCCCTGGCCGCCGCCGGTGGTGGCCAGGTGGAGGCCGATCCGGCTGAGACCGCCGCCGACATGGCGCTGATGGCCGCCCCGGCTGCTGCCACGGCCACCGCTGCCAGCAGCGTCACCGACGCCAAGCCCGCCCTGGTGCCCGGCACGGTCACCCAGGTCGCCGCCCCGGTCCAGGGTGCCGCCCTGGAGCTGGCCCAGGTGGAGGACCCCGTGTTCTCCACCGGTGTGGTGGGCGACGGCGCCGCCGTCGAGCCCGCTGGCGACATCGTGGTGACGGCCCCGGCCGACGGCACCGTGGTGGCCGCCATGGGCTCCGGCCACGCCTTCGGCCTGGCCCTGGACTCCGGCGTGGAGCTGCTGATCCACGTGGGCCTGGACACCGTGAACCTGGAGGGCAAGGGCTTTGACAAGAAGGTCCAGCAGGGTGAGCGGGTCACCGCGGGCCAGGAGCTGGTGCGGGTGGACCGCGCCGTCGTGGAGGAGGCTGGCTACAAGCTGACCACCCCGGTGATCGTCACCAACACGGCCGCCTTCTCCAAGGTGGAGCTGGTGGCCTCCGGTGAGGTCTCCCCCGGCGCGCCGCTGATCCGCGTGACCGCCTGA
- a CDS encoding SPFH domain-containing protein, translating into MPSIETILAAVLLLFLVFVVVSLLRAVRIVPQSYAIIVERLGKFQAEFGAGMHILVPFVDRVRATVDLREQVVSFPPQPVITSDNLVVSIDSVIYYQVTEPKRATYEISNYLQAIEQLTITTLRNVIGSMELEETLTSRDQINGQLRGVLDQATGRWGIRVSNVELKSIDPPASIQGAMEQQMRAERDKRAAVLTAEGVKQSQILTAEGDKQSAILRAEGQAQSAILKAQGESKAILAVFDAIHRGNADPKLLAYQYLQTLPKIANGSSSKMWIVPTEFTAALDGIAAALGGQGAKAPGGSAAFSGQAQDVQVDLSGMDTTALEVPEDLARTRLESPREALAQARQEADAASDEAEYGSVGYPQPGSEQLPPPVPPQR; encoded by the coding sequence ATGCCCAGTATTGAGACGATCCTGGCAGCGGTACTGCTCCTGTTCCTCGTCTTCGTGGTGGTCTCCCTGCTGCGGGCCGTGCGGATCGTGCCCCAGAGCTACGCGATCATCGTGGAGCGCCTGGGGAAGTTCCAGGCCGAGTTCGGTGCCGGGATGCACATCCTGGTGCCTTTCGTCGACCGGGTGCGTGCCACCGTGGACCTGCGTGAGCAGGTGGTGTCCTTCCCGCCCCAGCCGGTTATCACCTCAGACAACCTGGTGGTCTCTATCGACTCGGTCATCTACTACCAGGTCACTGAGCCCAAGCGGGCCACCTACGAGATCTCCAACTACCTGCAGGCCATCGAGCAGCTGACCATCACCACGCTGCGTAACGTGATCGGCTCCATGGAGCTGGAGGAGACCCTCACCAGCCGGGACCAGATCAACGGCCAGCTCCGGGGCGTGCTGGACCAGGCCACCGGCCGCTGGGGCATCCGCGTGAGCAACGTCGAGCTCAAGTCCATTGACCCGCCCGCCTCCATCCAGGGCGCCATGGAGCAGCAGATGCGCGCGGAGCGTGACAAGCGTGCCGCCGTCCTGACGGCTGAGGGTGTCAAGCAGTCCCAGATCCTTACGGCTGAGGGTGACAAGCAGTCCGCCATCCTGCGCGCGGAGGGCCAGGCCCAGTCCGCGATCCTCAAGGCCCAGGGTGAGTCCAAGGCCATCCTGGCGGTCTTTGACGCCATCCACCGCGGCAACGCCGACCCCAAGCTGCTCGCCTACCAGTACCTGCAGACCCTGCCCAAGATCGCCAACGGCTCCTCCTCCAAGATGTGGATCGTGCCCACCGAGTTCACGGCCGCCCTGGACGGCATCGCCGCGGCGCTGGGTGGCCAGGGTGCCAAGGCCCCCGGCGGCTCGGCCGCCTTCAGCGGACAGGCCCAGGACGTGCAGGTGGACCTGTCCGGTATGGACACCACCGCCCTGGAGGTGCCGGAGGACCTGGCCCGCACCCGTCTGGAGAGCCCCCGTGAGGCGCTGGCACAGGCCCGCCAGGAGGCCGACGCCGCCTCCGACGAGGCCGAGTACGGCAGCGTCGGCTACCCGCAGCCCGGCTCCGAGCAGCTGCCGCCCCCGGTGCCCCCGCAGCGCTGA
- a CDS encoding ABC transporter ATP-binding protein yields the protein MLVRTLRSYLGPYWASLILVLVLKLVETVAALTLPTLNARIINEGVVAGDTGRIWRLGVLMLVVTTLQGLVAIGGTYLAARASMGLGRHLRQDLFAHVQRMNVEEVSRFGAPTLITRATNDVQQIQMVVFLVFSMMLMAPIMLVGGTFMALRVDVPLSGLLLVLIPLLLVVVGGLMSRLLPHFKQMQSRIDRINLVMREQVQGVRVIRAFVRQQERQQVFARANEELTSTALAIGYLFAVLMPAVMLIMNLASLGVLWFGGRRIESGALEVGDLTAFLNYITQILFAVMISVMIATVLPRAQVAAERVQEVLEVRPAITAPARPRHLPALTGSGRGRTVRLEQVTFRFPGAQAPALQDVSLTLAPGTTTALIGSTGCGKTTLVNLLPRLLDVTSGQVTVDGVDVRDLDPQELRAAVATVPQRAYLFSGTVRSTLQHGQPGADDGALWAALETAQAAGFVQALEGGLDHQVDQGGVSFSGGQRQRLAIARALLRPAGVYVFDDSFSALDQATDARLRAALPAATQGATVLVVAQRVASIRHADQIVVLDQGRVVGTGTHEELMASCPTYQEIVLSQISAQEAA from the coding sequence GTGCTTGTCAGGACGCTGCGCAGCTACCTGGGACCCTACTGGGCCTCGTTGATCCTGGTTCTGGTGCTCAAGCTGGTGGAGACCGTCGCCGCCCTGACGCTGCCCACCCTGAACGCCAGGATCATCAACGAGGGCGTAGTGGCTGGAGACACCGGTCGCATCTGGCGGCTGGGGGTCCTCATGCTGGTGGTGACCACGCTGCAGGGCCTGGTGGCCATCGGCGGGACCTACCTGGCGGCCCGGGCCTCCATGGGCCTGGGACGCCACCTGCGCCAGGACCTGTTCGCCCACGTCCAGCGCATGAACGTGGAGGAGGTCTCCCGCTTCGGGGCGCCCACCCTGATAACCCGCGCCACCAATGACGTCCAGCAGATCCAGATGGTCGTGTTCCTGGTGTTCTCCATGATGCTCATGGCCCCGATCATGCTGGTGGGCGGCACCTTCATGGCCCTGCGGGTGGACGTGCCGCTGTCGGGGCTGCTGCTGGTGCTGATCCCGCTCCTGCTGGTGGTGGTCGGGGGACTGATGAGCCGCCTGCTGCCTCACTTCAAGCAGATGCAGTCCCGTATCGACCGCATAAACCTGGTGATGCGCGAGCAGGTGCAGGGGGTGCGGGTGATCCGCGCCTTCGTGCGGCAGCAGGAGCGCCAGCAGGTCTTTGCCCGGGCCAACGAGGAGCTCACGAGCACCGCCCTGGCCATCGGCTACCTGTTCGCCGTGCTCATGCCCGCGGTCATGCTCATCATGAACCTGGCCTCCCTGGGCGTGCTGTGGTTCGGGGGCCGACGCATCGAGTCCGGGGCCCTGGAGGTGGGGGACCTGACCGCCTTCCTGAACTACATCACGCAGATCCTGTTCGCCGTGATGATCTCCGTGATGATCGCGACGGTCCTGCCCCGCGCCCAGGTGGCCGCCGAACGTGTCCAGGAGGTCCTGGAGGTCCGGCCCGCCATCACCGCACCCGCTCGGCCCCGCCACCTGCCCGCCCTCACCGGGTCGGGCCGGGGCCGCACCGTACGGCTGGAGCAGGTCACCTTCCGCTTCCCCGGGGCCCAGGCCCCCGCCCTGCAGGACGTGAGCCTGACACTGGCCCCCGGCACCACCACCGCCCTGATCGGCTCCACCGGCTGCGGCAAGACCACCCTGGTCAACCTCCTGCCCCGGCTCCTGGACGTGACCAGCGGCCAGGTCACCGTCGACGGCGTCGACGTGCGTGACCTGGACCCCCAGGAGCTGCGCGCCGCCGTCGCCACCGTGCCCCAGAGGGCCTACCTGTTCTCCGGTACGGTCCGCTCCACCCTGCAGCACGGCCAGCCGGGTGCCGATGACGGAGCCCTGTGGGCGGCCCTGGAGACCGCCCAGGCCGCGGGCTTCGTGCAGGCCCTGGAAGGCGGGCTGGACCACCAGGTGGACCAGGGTGGGGTCAGTTTCTCCGGCGGGCAGCGTCAGCGCCTGGCCATTGCGCGCGCCCTGCTGCGGCCCGCCGGGGTGTACGTCTTTGACGACTCCTTCTCCGCCCTGGACCAGGCCACCGACGCCCGCCTGCGCGCGGCCCTGCCAGCAGCCACCCAGGGGGCCACGGTGCTGGTGGTGGCGCAGCGCGTGGCCTCGATCAGGCACGCCGACCAGATCGTGGTGCTGGACCAGGGCCGGGTCGTGGGCACCGGCACGCACGAGGAGCTGATGGCCTCCTGCCCCACCTACCAGGAGATCGTCCTGTCCCAGATCAGCGCGCAGGAGGCGGCATGA